A window of the Dictyostelium discoideum AX4 chromosome 4 chromosome, whole genome shotgun sequence genome harbors these coding sequences:
- the glod5 gene encoding glyoxalase domain-containing protein 5, with the protein MFIDRLDHLVLTVSDIEKTCNFYENILGMKVITFGKDNERKALTFGNQKINLHKKGAEFEPKALLPTAGSADLCFITITPLHEVITELFQKNITIEEGPCERTGALSKPILSVYIRDPDYNLIEISNYK; encoded by the coding sequence atgtttatAGATCGTTTAGATCATTTAGTTTTAACAGTTtcagatattgaaaaaacatGTAATTTCTATGAAAATATATTAGGAATGAAGGTGATTACATTTGGTAAAGATAATGAAAGAAAAGCATTAACATTTGGCAATCAAAAGATAAATCTTCATAAAAAAGGTGCAGAATTTGAACCAAAAGCACTTTTACCAACTGCAGGATCAGCAGATTTATGTTTTATAACTATTACACCTTTACATGAAGTAATCACAGAACTATTTCAAAAGAATATAACAATTGAAGAAGGACCATGTGAAAGAACTGGTGCTCTCTCAAAACCAATCTTATCAGTTTATATTAGAGATCCAGATTACAATTTAatagaaatttcaaattataaataa